In Nonomuraea sp. NBC_00507, the following are encoded in one genomic region:
- the tuf gene encoding elongation factor Tu, translating to MGKAKFERTKPHMNIGTIGHIDHGKTTLTAAITKVLHDRFPELNKATPFDKIDKAPEEKARGITISIAHVEYQTEKRHYAHVDCPGHADYVKNMITGAAQMDGAILVVAATDGPMPQTKEHVLLARQVGVPYIVVALNKADMVDDEEILELVELEVRELLSAQEFPGDDLPVVRVSALKALEGDEKWADSIVELMNAVDENVPEPPRETDKPFLMPVEDVFSITGRGTVVTGRIERGIVKVNEQVDIIGIKPEKTTTTVTSIEMFNKMLDEGHAGDNAALLLRGIKRDDVERGQCIIKPGTTTPHTDFTGQVYILSKDEGGRHTPFFNNYRPQFYFRTTDVTGVVHLPEGTEMVMPGDNTEMRVELIQPIAMEEGLKFAIREGGRTVGAGRVVKIIK from the coding sequence GTGGGCAAGGCCAAGTTCGAGCGGACCAAGCCGCACATGAACATCGGCACCATTGGACACATCGACCACGGCAAGACCACGCTGACCGCGGCGATCACCAAGGTGCTTCACGACCGTTTCCCCGAGCTGAACAAGGCGACCCCGTTCGACAAGATCGACAAGGCGCCGGAGGAGAAGGCTCGTGGCATCACGATCTCGATCGCGCACGTCGAGTACCAGACGGAGAAGCGTCACTACGCGCACGTTGACTGCCCTGGTCACGCGGACTACGTAAAGAACATGATCACCGGTGCCGCTCAGATGGACGGCGCCATCCTCGTGGTCGCCGCCACCGACGGCCCGATGCCGCAGACGAAGGAGCACGTCCTCCTGGCCCGCCAGGTCGGCGTCCCCTACATCGTCGTGGCCCTCAACAAGGCCGACATGGTGGACGACGAGGAGATCCTCGAGCTCGTCGAGCTGGAGGTCCGTGAGCTTCTGTCCGCTCAGGAGTTCCCCGGCGACGACCTGCCGGTCGTCCGCGTCTCCGCGCTCAAGGCTCTCGAGGGCGACGAGAAGTGGGCCGACAGCATCGTCGAGCTGATGAACGCCGTGGACGAGAACGTTCCCGAGCCGCCGCGTGAGACGGACAAGCCGTTCCTCATGCCGGTCGAGGACGTCTTCTCGATCACCGGTCGCGGCACGGTCGTCACCGGCCGTATCGAGCGCGGCATCGTCAAGGTCAACGAGCAGGTCGACATCATCGGCATCAAGCCGGAGAAGACCACGACCACCGTCACCAGCATCGAGATGTTCAACAAGATGCTCGACGAGGGTCACGCCGGTGACAACGCCGCCCTGCTGCTCCGCGGCATCAAGCGCGACGACGTCGAGCGCGGCCAGTGCATCATCAAGCCGGGCACGACGACCCCGCACACCGATTTCACCGGCCAGGTCTACATCCTGTCCAAGGACGAGGGCGGCCGCCACACGCCGTTCTTCAACAACTACCGCCCGCAGTTCTACTTCCGTACGACTGACGTGACCGGTGTCGTGCACCTCCCTGAGGGCACCGAGATGGTCATGCCGGGCGACAACACCGAAATGCGCGTTGAGCTGATCCAGCCCATCGCCATGGAGGAAGGCCTCAAGTTCGCGATCCGTGAGGGTGGCCGCACCGTCGGCGCCGGCCGGGTCGTGAAGATCATCAAGTAG
- the rplC gene encoding 50S ribosomal protein L3, with protein MAKTMKGVLGKKLGMTQVFDADNRMVPVTVVEAGPCVVTRVRTAEKDGYSAIQLGFGQVDPRKVNKPLGDYLRKHDITPRRYFAEIRTDDASDYTLGQELLADTFEAGQFVDVTGKSKGKGFAGVMKRHGFGGLGASHGTQRKHRSPGSIGGCATPGRVFKGLRMAGRMGNVRTTVQSLKVHSVDAENGLILIKGAIPGANGSLVLVRTAAKKGASK; from the coding sequence ATGGCTAAGACGATGAAGGGCGTCCTGGGCAAGAAGCTCGGCATGACCCAGGTCTTCGACGCGGACAACCGGATGGTTCCGGTGACCGTGGTCGAGGCCGGTCCGTGCGTGGTGACCCGCGTCCGCACCGCAGAGAAGGACGGCTACTCCGCCATCCAGCTCGGCTTCGGGCAGGTCGACCCCCGGAAGGTCAACAAGCCGCTCGGCGACTACCTGCGTAAGCACGACATCACCCCGCGCCGTTACTTCGCGGAGATCCGCACCGACGACGCGAGCGACTACACCCTGGGCCAGGAGCTGCTGGCCGACACCTTCGAGGCCGGCCAGTTCGTCGACGTGACGGGCAAGAGCAAGGGCAAGGGCTTCGCCGGTGTCATGAAGCGGCACGGCTTCGGTGGTCTGGGCGCGTCGCACGGTACGCAGCGCAAGCACCGCTCGCCGGGTTCCATCGGTGGCTGCGCCACCCCGGGCCGCGTTTTCAAGGGTCTGCGCATGGCTGGCCGGATGGGTAACGTCCGCACCACTGTGCAGAGCCTCAAGGTTCACTCCGTGGACGCCGAGAACGGTCTCATCCTGATCAAGGGTGCGATCCCCGGCGCCAACGGCAGCCTGGTCCTCGTCCGTACCGCTGCCAAGAAGGGGGCATCCAAGTGA
- the rpsL gene encoding 30S ribosomal protein S12 produces MPTIQQLVRKGRQDKVSKTKTPALKGSPQRRGVCQRVYTTTPKKPNSALRKVARVRLTNGIEVTAYIPGVGHNLQEHSIVLVRGGRVKDLPGVRYKIIRGSLDTQGVRNRKQARSRYGAKKEKS; encoded by the coding sequence GTGCCCACTATTCAGCAGTTGGTCCGCAAGGGCCGGCAGGACAAGGTCTCTAAGACCAAGACTCCTGCCCTCAAGGGGAGTCCGCAGCGGCGCGGCGTGTGCCAGCGCGTCTACACCACGACCCCGAAGAAGCCCAACTCGGCACTGCGTAAGGTGGCCCGCGTTCGGCTCACGAACGGCATTGAGGTCACGGCCTACATCCCCGGTGTGGGTCACAACCTGCAGGAGCACTCCATCGTGCTCGTGCGTGGCGGTCGTGTGAAGGACCTGCCTGGTGTTCGCTACAAGATCATCCGCGGTTCGCTGGACACCCAGGGTGTCCGCAACCGCAAGCAGGCCCGTAGCCGCTACGGCGCGAAGAAGGAGAAGAGCTAA
- the fusA gene encoding elongation factor G, with product MAHIDAGKTTTTERILFYTGINYKIGEVHEGAATMDWMEQEQERGITITSAATTCEWIGHTINIIDTPGHVDFTIEVERSLRVLDGAVAVFDGVAGVEPQSETVWRQADRYEVPRICFVNKMDRVGAEFHRCVEMMVTRLGATPAVIQLPWGVEADFKGVIDLIKMKGLIWSAEAAKGEMYDTVDIPADHAEAAREWRDRLIETVAENDDELMELFLEGQEPTEEQLVAAIRRATLASAINPVLCGTAFKNKGVQPLLDAIVAYLPAPTDLKAFKGHAVGKEDQVIERHADPAEPFSALAFKIASDPHLGKLTYIRIYSGTLDTGSQVVNSVKGKKERIGKIYQMHANKREERPSAIAGQIVAVMGLKDTTTGDTLSDPANQVVLESMTFPAPVINVAIEPKTKGDQEKLSTAIQRLAEEDPSFQVRRDEETGQTVIWGMGELHLEILVDRMRREFKVEANVGRPQVAYRETIRRKVEKLDYTHKKQTGGSGQFARVIINLEPLGEGNDGYEFENKVTGGRVPREYIPSVDAGAQEAAEFGVLAGYPMVGVKVTLVDGAAHDVDSSEMAFKIAGSMAFKEAARKADAVLLEPMMAVEVTTPEDYMGDVIGDLNGRRGQIQSMDERAGARVVTALVPLSEMFGYVGDLRSKTQGRASYSMQFDSYSEVPPGIAKEIVAKARGE from the coding sequence ATGGCCCATATCGACGCGGGCAAGACCACCACGACCGAGCGCATCCTGTTCTACACCGGCATCAACTACAAGATCGGTGAAGTCCACGAGGGCGCTGCCACGATGGACTGGATGGAGCAGGAGCAGGAGCGCGGCATCACGATCACGTCTGCCGCGACCACCTGTGAGTGGATCGGTCACACCATCAACATCATCGACACTCCGGGTCACGTGGACTTCACCATCGAGGTGGAGCGTTCGCTCCGCGTCCTCGACGGTGCTGTCGCCGTGTTCGACGGCGTCGCGGGTGTCGAGCCGCAGTCGGAGACGGTGTGGCGCCAGGCTGACCGCTACGAAGTTCCCCGGATCTGCTTCGTCAACAAGATGGACCGGGTCGGCGCGGAGTTCCACCGCTGCGTCGAGATGATGGTCACCCGCCTGGGTGCGACCCCGGCTGTGATCCAGCTTCCGTGGGGCGTTGAGGCCGACTTCAAGGGCGTCATCGACCTCATCAAGATGAAGGGTCTCATCTGGAGCGCCGAGGCTGCCAAGGGCGAGATGTACGACACCGTCGACATCCCGGCCGACCACGCCGAGGCCGCTCGCGAGTGGCGGGACCGTCTCATCGAGACCGTCGCCGAGAACGACGACGAGCTGATGGAGCTCTTCCTCGAGGGGCAGGAGCCCACCGAGGAGCAGCTGGTGGCGGCCATTCGCCGCGCCACGCTGGCCAGCGCCATCAACCCGGTGCTGTGCGGGACCGCGTTCAAGAACAAGGGCGTGCAGCCCCTGCTCGACGCGATTGTCGCCTACCTCCCCGCCCCGACCGACCTCAAGGCCTTCAAGGGTCACGCGGTCGGCAAGGAGGACCAGGTGATCGAGCGCCACGCGGACCCGGCCGAGCCGTTCTCCGCTCTGGCGTTCAAGATCGCCAGCGACCCGCACCTGGGCAAGCTCACTTACATCCGCATCTACTCGGGCACGCTCGACACCGGTTCACAGGTTGTCAACTCTGTGAAGGGCAAGAAGGAGCGGATCGGCAAGATCTACCAGATGCACGCCAACAAGCGCGAAGAGCGCCCCTCGGCGATCGCTGGTCAGATCGTGGCGGTCATGGGTCTGAAGGACACCACCACTGGTGACACCCTCTCTGACCCGGCGAACCAGGTCGTCCTCGAGTCGATGACGTTCCCGGCTCCGGTGATCAACGTCGCCATCGAGCCCAAGACCAAGGGTGACCAGGAGAAGCTGTCGACCGCGATCCAGCGGCTGGCCGAGGAGGACCCGTCCTTCCAGGTCCGCCGTGACGAGGAGACCGGCCAGACGGTCATCTGGGGCATGGGCGAGCTTCACCTGGAGATCCTCGTCGACCGTATGCGTCGCGAGTTCAAGGTCGAGGCCAACGTCGGCCGTCCGCAGGTTGCCTACCGCGAGACGATCCGCCGCAAGGTGGAGAAGCTCGACTACACCCACAAGAAGCAGACCGGTGGTTCCGGTCAGTTCGCGCGGGTCATCATCAACCTCGAGCCGCTGGGCGAGGGCAACGACGGCTACGAGTTCGAGAACAAGGTCACGGGTGGCCGGGTCCCGAGGGAATACATCCCCTCGGTCGACGCGGGCGCTCAGGAGGCCGCCGAGTTCGGCGTGCTGGCCGGTTACCCGATGGTCGGCGTGAAGGTTACGCTGGTCGACGGTGCCGCGCACGACGTCGACTCCTCGGAGATGGCGTTCAAGATCGCTGGCTCGATGGCCTTCAAGGAGGCCGCGCGCAAGGCGGACGCCGTGCTCCTCGAGCCGATGATGGCCGTCGAGGTCACCACGCCCGAGGACTACATGGGTGACGTCATCGGCGACCTCAACGGTCGCCGCGGGCAGATCCAGTCCATGGACGAGCGGGCCGGCGCCCGTGTCGTCACGGCGCTCGTGCCGCTGTCTGAGATGTTCGGCTACGTGGGTGACCTGCGTAGCAAGACGCAGGGGCGCGCGAGCTACAGCATGCAGTTCGACTCCTACTCGGAGGTGCCTCCGGGCATCGCGAAGGAGATCGTCGCGAAGGCCCGGGGCGAGTAG
- the rplD gene encoding 50S ribosomal protein L4 yields the protein MSTTIDVLDPSGAKTGTVDLPENIFGTKVNVPLIHQVVVAQLAARRQGTHKAKTRGEVSGGGKKPYRQKGTGRARQGSTRAPQFAGGGVVHGPLPRDYSQRTPKKMKAAALRGALSDRASGGRVHVVSSLVTGETPKTKAALEALRKVTQGRRVLVVVDEADEMTWLSLRNAPEVHLLDAGQLNTYDVLVSDDVVFTQEAYDQVVARLSNGGKEEA from the coding sequence GTGAGCACCACTATCGACGTCCTCGACCCCAGCGGGGCGAAGACCGGCACGGTTGACCTGCCCGAAAACATCTTCGGCACCAAGGTCAACGTTCCGCTGATCCACCAGGTGGTCGTGGCCCAGCTCGCCGCTCGCCGGCAGGGCACTCACAAGGCCAAGACCCGTGGTGAGGTCTCCGGCGGCGGCAAGAAGCCGTACCGCCAGAAGGGCACCGGCCGCGCCCGTCAGGGCTCGACCCGTGCGCCGCAGTTCGCCGGCGGTGGGGTCGTTCACGGTCCCCTGCCGCGTGACTACTCTCAGCGCACGCCCAAGAAGATGAAGGCCGCCGCCCTGCGCGGCGCGCTGTCCGACCGCGCGAGCGGCGGCCGCGTCCACGTGGTCAGCTCGCTGGTCACGGGGGAGACCCCCAAGACCAAGGCCGCGCTCGAGGCGCTGCGCAAGGTCACGCAGGGGCGGCGCGTGCTCGTCGTGGTCGACGAGGCCGACGAGATGACGTGGCTGAGCCTGCGCAACGCCCCTGAGGTCCACCTGCTGGACGCGGGGCAGCTCAACACGTACGACGTGCTCGTGTCCGACGACGTGGTCTTCACCCAGGAGGCGTACGACCAGGTCGTGGCCAGACTGAGCAACGGCGGGAAGGAAGAGGCCTGA
- the rpsJ gene encoding 30S ribosomal protein S10: protein MAGQKIRIRLKAYDHEVIDSSAKKIVETVTRTGAKVAGPVPLPTEKNVYCVIRSPHKYKDSREHFEMRTHKRLIDIIDPTPKTVDSLMRLDLPAGVDISIKL, encoded by the coding sequence ATGGCGGGACAGAAGATCCGCATTCGGCTCAAGGCCTATGACCACGAGGTCATCGACAGCTCGGCCAAGAAGATCGTCGAGACGGTGACGCGGACTGGCGCGAAGGTCGCGGGCCCGGTGCCGCTGCCGACCGAGAAGAACGTGTACTGCGTCATCCGCTCGCCGCACAAGTACAAGGACAGCCGCGAGCACTTCGAGATGCGCACGCACAAGCGGCTGATTGACATCATCGACCCGACCCCCAAGACGGTTGACTCGCTCATGCGGCTCGACCTTCCCGCGGGTGTCGACATTTCGATCAAGCTCTGA
- the rpsG gene encoding 30S ribosomal protein S7, translating into MPRKGSPGRRQLMADPVYSSPLVTALINKVLLDGKRSIAQSIVYGALEGCREKTGNDPVVTLKRALDNVKPTLEVRSRRVGGATYQVPVEVRAARSTTLALRWLVQYSRARREKTMTERLMNELLDASNGLGASVKKREDTHKMAESNKAFAHYRW; encoded by the coding sequence ATGCCTCGTAAGGGTTCTCCTGGCCGTCGTCAGCTCATGGCTGACCCGGTTTACAGCTCGCCGCTGGTGACCGCTCTGATCAACAAGGTGCTCCTGGACGGCAAGCGCTCCATCGCGCAGTCGATCGTCTACGGCGCCCTCGAGGGCTGCAGGGAGAAGACGGGCAACGACCCGGTCGTCACCCTGAAGCGCGCGCTCGACAACGTCAAGCCGACTCTCGAGGTCCGCAGCCGCCGTGTCGGTGGCGCGACCTACCAGGTGCCGGTTGAGGTGCGCGCCGCGCGCAGCACCACCCTGGCCCTGCGCTGGCTGGTGCAATACTCCCGCGCCCGCCGCGAGAAGACCATGACCGAGCGCCTCATGAACGAGCTCCTCGACGCCAGCAACGGCCTCGGGGCGAGCGTCAAGAAGCGCGAGGACACCCACAAGATGGCCGAGTCCAACAAGGCCTTCGCCCACTACCGCTGGTAA
- the rplW gene encoding 50S ribosomal protein L23, whose amino-acid sequence MDKIADPRDVIIKPVVSEKSYGLIDEHNKYTFLVKTTANKTQVKIAVEQIFGVKVTDVNTINRQGKRKRTRTGFGKRPDTKRAIVSLVEGDRIDIFGQIG is encoded by the coding sequence ATGGACAAGATCGCCGACCCGCGCGACGTCATCATCAAGCCGGTCGTCTCTGAGAAGAGCTACGGCCTGATCGATGAGCACAACAAGTACACGTTCCTGGTGAAGACGACCGCGAACAAGACCCAGGTCAAGATCGCTGTTGAGCAGATCTTCGGGGTCAAGGTCACCGACGTGAACACGATCAACCGGCAGGGCAAGCGCAAGCGCACCCGCACCGGTTTCGGCAAGCGTCCCGACACCAAGCGCGCGATCGTGAGCCTGGTTGAGGGCGATCGGATCGACATCTTCGGTCAGATCGGCTAG